The following are encoded together in the Jaculus jaculus isolate mJacJac1 chromosome 3, mJacJac1.mat.Y.cur, whole genome shotgun sequence genome:
- the LOC101608644 gene encoding olfactory receptor 2D3: MGPENETSVEEFLLLGLSQDTRTQILLFLVFLVIYLLTILGNLLIIILTFADSRLHTPMYFFLRNLSFTDLCLSTSVVPQALFHFLAQRKTISFLGCVMQVTVSLLMGCSECALLAVMSYDRYMAVCKPLHYSTIMTQQVCLQLALGSWASGALVALVDMSVAFSLPYRGQIVVSHYFCELPALLKVASVDTYSTEMAIFAMGVVILLAPVSLVLISYWNIISTVIQMQSGEGRLKVFSTCGSHLIVVVLFYGSAIFNYMQPNSKTKKA, encoded by the coding sequence ATGGGACCAGAAAACGAAACCTCTGTAGAGGAGTTTTTGTTACTTGGTCTTTCACAGGACACACGGACTCAAATCcttctgtttcttgtttttctcgTCATTTATCTTCTGACGATACTTGGAAACCTGCTCATCATCATCCTCACCTTCGCGGACTCCCGACTTCATACCCCCATGTACTTTTTCCTTAGAAATCTCTCTTTCACAGATCTCTGCCTCTCTACAAGTGTTGTCCCTCAAGCGTTGTTCCACTTCTTGGCACAAAGGAAAACTATTTCTTTTCTAGGATGTGTGATGCAGGTAACTGTCTCCCTGTTGATGGGGTGTTCAGAGTGTGCACTGCTGGCGGTGATGTCCTATGACCGGTACATGGCTGTGTGTAAGCCTCTGCACTACTCCaccatcatgacccaacaagtaTGTCTCCAGTTGGCCTTAGGGTCCTGGGCCAGTGGGGCCTTAGTGGCTCTGGTAGATATGTCAGTTGCCTTCAGTCTTCCCTACAGGGGGCAGATTGTAGTCAGTCACTACTTTTGTGAACTTCCTGCCCTTTTGAAAGTGGCTTCAGTAGACACTTACAGCACAGAAATGGCCATCTTTGCAATGGGCGTGGTGATCCTGCTGGCACCTGTCTCCCTCGTCCTCATCTCCTACTGGAATATCATCTCCACCGTGATCCAGATGCAGTCTGGAGAGGGGAGGCTCAAGGTCTTCTCCACCTGTGGGTCTCATCTCATTGTTGTTGTCCTCTTCTATGGGTCTGCAATCTTTAACTACATGCAGCCAAACTCCAAGACCAAAAAGGCATAG